One window from the genome of Paramormyrops kingsleyae isolate MSU_618 chromosome 3, PKINGS_0.4, whole genome shotgun sequence encodes:
- the cep83 gene encoding centrosomal protein of 83 kDa yields MNPDLATSASLFRSLELGTGKPGSLPGVTSLAGVETELQKMLIDERMRCEHHKTNYQTLKVEHTRLQDEFTRGQSEVKRLLSEKQNSQEQMQILLAELRGELLDKTRELEELKLQVLSPQKLELLRSQIQQELEAPVRDRFTQLEEEAERYRSEFNRVRYDYTFLKSEFDHLKEEHARELDDMRLRLDAEVSRLERDKEDLSARLLSSDPERDGKRVEALLREKAQLHLRLKGLEAEVAQLRAERDNSGMQAKNVQRVQLRQLAESQAAIKVLEAEKQSLRIQQDRLDGELQLSQEQSGLLTARLHKAEREVSALTSQLEEMRHSHKLEVANVRLECVRARGELEAERDALQSKVEGLQSDMDDLKVALERNKEHLAEKEREMIRKVQAAREQELHKMAAVQEEKLELENRVTDLEQQRTLQEAAEISQKEQCEERFRAAQLGEETARKEASSLKIRIQQQARQLEELEKEKTENGDLRKQNQELTVQLSSLSHSESELLDANRRLREALERLREDQRSARCQAERAQLEAERVLEERRVEWLQEKHQLQEREAQLETKGSQAREKLQRAALAQKKRKTMSELKEKKLQDKIQLLEARIEQMEIEKSTENKISSRMLSTDLPISVSLTPQRKVFSEEQLQLQRRLKELHRRHGEFRRLLLGTQSAPGPPDEQHQRQLSSLRRRLEELETMQQQQLEDLGGPL; encoded by the exons ATGAATCCTGACCTGGCAACGTCTGCATCCCTCTTCCGGAGCCTTGAGCTTGGGACCGGCAAGCCTGGATCCCTCCCAGGGGTCACGTCCCTGGCAGGGGTCGAAACGGAGCTTCAGAAGATGCTCATCGATGAGAGGATGAGGTGTGAACACCACAAGACCAACTACCAGACCCTGAAGGTGGAGCACACCAG GCTGCAGGATGAGTTTACCCGGGGACAGAGTGAGGTAAAGCGTCTGCTCTCCGAGAAGCAGAACTCCCAGGAGCAGATGCAGATCTTGCTAGCTGAGCTGCGGGGGGAGCTGCTGGACAAAACCAGGGAGCTAGAGGAGCTCAAGCTGCAG GTCCTGAGCCCCCAGAAATTGGAGCTTTTGCGATCTCAGATACAGCAGGAGCTAGAAGCACCGGTCAGAGACCGCTTCACCCAACTGGAGGAG GAAGCAGAGAGGTATAGGTCAGAGTTTAACAGGGTGCGGTATGACTACACCTTCCTGAAGTCCGAGTTCGATCACCTGAAGGAGGAACACGCCCGCGAGCTGGACGATATGAGACTCCGCCTGGATGCTGAG GTAAGCCGGTTGGAGAGGGACAAGGAAGACCTGAGTGCCAGGCTCCTGAGCTCGGACCCCGAGCGGGACGGCAAGCGAGTCGAGGCACTGCTGCGCGAAAAGGCCCAGCTACACCTGCGGCTGAAGGGCCTGGAAGCGGAGGTGGCCCAGCTGcgggccgagagggacaactctGGCATGCAGGCCAAGAACGTGCAGAGAGTCCAGCTACGGCAGCTGGCCGAGTCCCAGGCTGCGATCAAGGTCCTGGAG GCTGAGAAGCAGTCCCTGCGCATTCAGCAGGACAGACTGGATGGCGAACTGCAGCTGAGCCAGGAGCAGAGTGGACTGCTCACCGCGCGCCTGCACAAAGCGGAGAGGGAGGTCAGCGCTCTGACCAGCCAG CTGGAGGAGatgagacactcccacaaactggAGGTGGCGAACGTCAGGCTGGAGTGTGTGCGGGCCAGGGGTGAGCTGGAGGCGGAGAGAGATGCCCTGCAAAGCAAGGTGGAAG GACTGCAGTCTGACATGGATGACCTAAAGGTGGCTCTGGAGCGGAATAAGGAGCACCTGgcggagaaggagagagagatgaTCCGTAAGGTTCAGGCGGCGCGAGAGCAGGAGCTCCACAAGATGGCAGCGGTCCAGGAGGAGAA GTTGGAGCTGGAGAATCGCGTGACGGATCTGGAGCAGCAGAGGACGCTGCAGGAGGCCGCGGAGATTTCCCAGAAGGAGCAGTGTGAGGAACGGTTCCGGGCCGCCCAGTTGGGCGAGGAAACGGCTCGCAAGGAGGCATCGTCCCTGAA gaTCAGGATACAGCAGCAGGCGCGtcagctggaggagctggagaaggagaaAACAGAGAATGGAGACCTCCGAAAG CAAAACCAAGAACTGACGGTACAGCTGAGTTCTCTGTCTCATTCGGAGAGCGAGCTGCTGGATGCCAACCGGAGGCTGCGGGAGGCGCTGGAGAGGCTGCGGGAGGATCAGCGCAGCGCCCGCTGCCAGGCCGAAAGGGCCCAGTTGGAGGCAGAGAG ggtgCTGGAGGAGCGACGGGTGGAGTGGCTGCAGGAGAAGCACCAACTGCAGGAGCGTGAAGCCCAACTAGAAACGAAGGGCAGTCAGGCTCGGGAGAAGCTGCAGAGAGCAGCACTGGCCCAGAAGAAG AGGAAGACCATGAGCGAGCTCAAGGAGAAGAAGCTTCAGGACAAGATTCAGTTGCTGGAGGCCAGGATAGAGCAGATGGAGATCGAGAAAAGCACAGAGAATAA GATTTCCTCCCGCATGTTGAGTACTGACCTCCCCATCTCTGTGTCCCTCACCCCCCAAAGAAAGGTGTTTTCTGAGGAGCAGCTTCAGCTCCAGCGCCGCCTGAAGGAGCTGCATAGGAGGCACGGCGAGTTTCGCCGCTTGCTCCTGGGAACGCAGTCGGCCCCCGGCCCCCCA gATGAACAGCACCAGAGGCAACTGTCATCACTACGTCGGCGCCTCGAGGAACTGGAGActatgcagcagcagcagctagAGGATCTGGGCGGCCCGCTGTAG